The sequence gggatgtgtgtgtcatCTCCCCACTGGAGAATATGATGTGCTCAAATGTTTCTGGGCCAGGCTGCATTCACCATTCTGAAGGAGCATCCCCAGGTGTGCAGTGACCGGGTCGCCATGTTTGGACTGTCCTTTGGCACCTCCGTTGTCCTGTCGATGGCGGTGTACTCGTCCGTGATCCAGGTGAGAGAACATTGTCAGTGTAGAGAAATGGCACTCTGAAATGCGTTCTGCAAAACctatgttgaggaaatatttttgtcgcttttcctcctcgttccttttacgtgggtgaagttgtattggcagcaatgatgttgaagaagcacTCAGTCAATAGTTgttcattacaaatctttagtttaaaataaaacagattaatctggggaatctgtgtgctccgtgcaagaagcttcaagagaccaaagaattccaaagtaacagtaggaagtatccttgTCTTTATACAATAAAGCTAAACAAtcaacatcacattgtctctcttaacccgccttaatattttctgtcactctatgaaagctgagctgtcttaaccttttgCCTGTCCGTAAGTCTTCATGTTTGTCTCTATGTGCTGCATcttacatgtttgtgtggttttctgttttatgaCAAGACTTACTCATAATCCTAATTGAAGCAGTTCCTTTCATCATCGTCACGTTCACTTGGATTTTTTATCGAGTTATCGATAATTACACAAGAATCgggaaaataaaattgtgtcGTATCACTAAGACTGGTGCTATTATATTCCCTAACCAAGGGCCTACGCTACCAAACCTATTTTCAATCTGATAATGAGTCTGCCATGTGGTACCTTATCAAATACCTTTTGGAAATCTAAATGTATGTCATAAACCCTGCTACCATCAAAGCccttggtagcttcctcaaagaatgtgAAAGCTATGTTTGCTATCCCTTAAGATGTTATTACATTGAagccaaatgcattttaatgacatttaatttgGGTTTCGtgaaggttttttatttttttatttttaaagtgtttttcatGCGGCACCTTGCCTACGCCTCATATCAGATGCTACACCCcacctgctctttctctcccagccCAGGTGCCTGGTATGTGTGAGCGGAAGCCACATGCAGCCACTGCGGGGATCTCTGGCTGACGTCTTTAAGGATACTGATAAGTGAGTGTCAccctgcagctctgtgtggcGAAAGTGATCTGCAGTGtatctttcattcattcattcattcattcatttcattttattttgttttcagagatTCCCACAAGATCCGTTATGATGAGGAGCATCGAGTGATCTGGCGAGATCGTCTCTTGCCGATACCCTCCGACCCCAGCAAGAAGGTTGCTGTGAGTAAATATAaactctctctgcctcattgTTTATACACAGCGATGTGCACACCCCATTCTGtccgttctgattggctggtgagtgttgtgctgtagatcactcttcccattctgattggctggtgagtgttgtgctgtagatcactcttcccattctgattggctggtgagtgttgtgctgtagatcactcttcccattctgattggctggtgagtGTTGTGCTGTTGATCTCTCTGCCCATTCTAATTGGCTTgtgagtgttgtgctgtagatccctctgccctttctgattggcttgtgagtgttgtgctgtagatcCCTCTGcccattctgattggcttgtGAGTGTGGTGCTTTAGTCACTGTTGGTTGTTGTGATCTTCAGGTGGGGCAGTTACAGTGTCCTCTGCTGTTGATCGTGGGTGAAGATGATCAGAGCCGCCCAGTCGCTGAGTCGGCTGAAGAcgtgagtctgtctgtcccgCTCTCTATACCGCTGTCTGTACCGATGTCTGTGCTTCTGTCTTTACATACCAGTCTGTACATTTAGTGGTGGAGCTAGCCTTTCATATGTATGAGTGTAAGGCAAGATGagatacaccgatcagccacaacattaaaaccacctgtttaaaccagttttttcatgattaaaaatgctttaaactgtataaacttgtctataaacacttaatatgtcATGAGTTGTTATGCTTACTTGTATAACTTTTTAACGCATACAATAGACAATGCTActtgaaaaaatgtattcaacaaTTTGTTTCATGAATCATTCAAATATAGTATCGATGTTCGGGTACTCCATTGCTGCTAATGCTGTGTACCATGTGATTGAGAAATCTGCACTGAGACCCCAAAAAAACGTTTTAGCACACACgtataagcacacacagacacacacaggtcagtttTACTCTgccagtggctgtgtgtgaacAAAGCTTTTCCTCCAGATGAAGAAGATGATGGAGGAGGCTGGAAACAGTCATCTGTTGACCATCCTCTCCTACCCTGGGGCGGGACACCTGATTGAGCCCCCCTACACCCCGCACATTGCCTTTAGCAACTTCATGGTTACTGCGTCAGGAGGAAAAGGTACAGAACAGTGTGTGATATGTAAGATGTGGGGTAAGGAACCTGTTGCTTTGCATCTTTCCATTTTTTACTGATTGGCCTATTTGCTAGAGTGCACTAGACTTTATATTCATGTCTGCAGAATATGTGGGGTAAGGAGGAACCTGATGATGATCTTCTGTCATGTAGACCAAATGACTTCAGTGTGGTAATAACTATTGTACTCGCGGTATTGCGTTTTTTTCAGCTTCAGGTGCCAAAAAGGATAattctctgtctgtttgttcgTTTGTTCATCACGATGTAGTATTATGTGTCTGCCACAAGGGGGTGCCTCAGTTCCATTTGACCTCTGGtattacacatttatatttacatttacattttagtcattttgcagacgcttttaatccaaagcgacactattttatacactcagtgagcacttcattaggtatttatttgacttattttactagactttacttttatttgacttctgctgctgtaacctatccacttaagagttataatgcgttgtgtgttcagagatgctcttctgcataccactgctgtaatgtgtggttatttgcgttactgtcactaaATCAGTTGGTGCAACCAGTTTACATTAAGTTATGGCGTAACTCTGAATTTACGTTCAAACTAGCCTAAATTTGAACTTACGTTATACTGGGGCAAGAGGCTGCAGGTTGCCACTTTATTTAATTGCCAAGAAGGCTGTGGCTAACAACAGGCAAATCATTCACACCACTTCTGCAACATGATGTTAAAACTGAAACTGAGTAATACTCTCAGGTGATTGAGTTGGATCATCTGCCCAATGTGTAACCACACTGGAGAACTGGAGTTTGCTggcattaattattaaaatactgaaattgCAATTATCTATGATTGGCTCCGCCCACATACCTATGACACGTTGGGAGTTTTAATATCACTGCAAATCCACTTATTTCAAATAATGACCTTCTTCTCTTGTTTGCTTCGCAGTGGTGGCTCTCTGGGGAGGGGAGGTCAGTGCGCACTCTCGTGCCCAGGAGGACTCCTGGCACAGAATCTTGGCCTTCCTGGAGCAGCACCTGTACGGCCCAGACCTGAAAACCCCCGGGGCCCTGTGACCCCGTGCAGGAGGACCATCTCCGTCCACCATCCCCCTCCTGGCTACTCTGCTCTCAGGCCACCCAGGGGCATCCATTCCTGGTGCAGCGGTTTTCATAAACCTTTTAATTCACTTTTTAGTTTCCCCTAAATGTCAACAGATTATAATGGGGTTAATTAAGATAGCCATGTACATGAAAGGGGCACATGGCCCCATATTCCAGCTTCATCTTACTGTTTCTTTACAGTCTACCACAACCAATTAAAGCATGTGCTGCTTCCTTTGTCCGCCTAAAAATGTAGACATTTCAGCCGACAAGAACTCAACATCCAACTTGAGAAAATGTGGCGTTTTTTGTTGTGGCATGTGATAATTAGACGTTAGCCACGTTTGCTACCAAGCATGGGGAATgtcatccgtccatccatccattatccaaacCCGCTGTCGTGTcaaggaaacgacagagtccaaatcttcaatttgtcgaaaaacatcttcgcgagggaaaagatgaCACCAGGCAgtaagatcttcaggaaaatcagactttattagcagcagcacatgaagccggatcagctctctagaactgaaccccgactgtcatttttacacccatttcatacacagttactccacctacaactcctcctcaaacctcattctggcaaatcacccacacttttcttatcgtaactcctcccaacgctcctcccacaacgtcattgtggcaaattgccaacggtccttatgctctgccaactctgtacaaagttcagggcactctgccaactacgtgtcctcacttcaccccgcacctgctcttggcaaactaccagacctcataaagttctggatgccctccctctaacacgtcatccatacacgtcactctgtatctttcgcttttataagacgaactaagcagcagtaatcattgaaaatatacagacaaactaaacgtttcattaatattcacttctaatacactattctaatatacagacatactaaacatttgattaattagtctcctctaagggagtaaatgtacgtggcattctttgctctcatttcaacagttttcactgtggtttcttgcgttttcacaagctcagctataattaatgttctcggtcaaatagatacacttctggcataaaacatcaagagtcccggagaaatcagctgtacagtcatatcttgctctgcccgtgtccttaaCAGtttgctgtgtaattctagcacaatttagcagttaatatcattttgaaactatacagggtagatatcatactttaatacagatatattgataaacttttagcacacatcgtcgagagttttggaggaaccagcctgctcactaaggtggagtctgattttgacttgtgattggttatcatgcttttaggagggagatcttttgttctgtgaattttcccctacaccgcttatcctgaacagggtcacagggggctggagcctatcccagcatacattgggtgaaaggcaggaatacaccctggacaggtcgccagtccaccgcagggcacacacaccattcactcacacacacacactcatactcatactcatacctatacctatgggcaatttagactctccaatcagcctaacctgcatgtctttggactgtgggaggaaaccggagtacccggaggaaacccacgcagacatggggagaacatgcaaactccgcacagagaggccccggccgacggggattcgaacccaggagctccttgctgtgaggcggcagtgctacccacatcCGTGCCGGCTGGGGAATGTCATGCATAACGTTAATGTTAAACTTCAGTTTTCGTCATGATCCATTACAAATGCTACCAACGTTAGACACGTTTGCTACCAAGCATGGGGAATGTCATGCATAACGTTAATGCTAAACTTCAGTTTTCGCCATGATCCATTACAAATGTTACCAACGTTAGCCACGTTTCCTAGCAAGCAAAGAGCGGCATGCAATGTTAACATTGATTCTTTTAATCTATAAAAACCCGTCTTATTGTTTTCTTCATCTGGCAACGTAGCATTCGGGAGCATGATTTGAAGAGCTCtaagctactgttgtggttccCCAAGACAACAAATTTGAGTCCAAATTCAAATCTTACAGTCCAAATCTGATAATCAAGAGTCTTGCAGCAAAGTGTTGAATAATAGGCTTTTATTCCATCAGGTATAATCCAATCACAAAAGCCGTGGGATCCGCGTTGGGTACACACTCGTATATATGCTTGCAGTCTCATCCCCTCTGGATGCGCCACAGCGGTTCAGagtacaaaacagtgcaaatATGATACTTCAGTGCTGTTTGTGCAATATATATACTTTCAGTCACATTATTGGTCAATACTGATACATAGGATAAATAAGGAAAATATTCCATACTACACATTGGGGTTATTGCTGTTTtggttatatttattcatataaccttttatttattcatatgcatttatatagcccctttatccaatgcgctgtacaatttatgcttctcattcacccattcatacaccagcagtgattggctgccatgcaaggcaccaaaccagctcgtcaggagcattcagggttaggtgtcttgctcagggaccgcctgagccaatgtcgcccttataacaatgaaaataattgatGTGGTGTGCTAGATAGTACAGCAACATTGTAAGGAATTAGTCAAACAAAACCGTGTCATGCAGCTTCAGCTAAGTCATATCGTGGCAATGACTCAAATTCCCAAGACCAAAGGTCCTATTGATGGTGTTGACATCATAACCTgaacatttttgggtgaacataatatttatgtaaaagaCAAAGCTGGTAAAGACCTATGGAGTGATATacgaggaagaagaggaagagaggcagagaaagagaggagagaaaagaggagaggggga is a genomic window of Conger conger chromosome 19, fConCon1.1, whole genome shotgun sequence containing:
- the LOC133119217 gene encoding peroxisomal succinyl-coenzyme A thioesterase-like isoform X2, whose protein sequence is MLSVSPSRGLVDEKFRVVVQNLFSGQDVTLHSLLRSEDDDLWQAFGHYVSDDEGTVKVTEHVCVGGTYHGVEPMGLLWSMKPVPGSRTGLRLRKKDLSTPMLVHISVYCGHISQGFRETKALACAVAERWYMALGVRRVEVTEGGVRGTLFLPPGPGPFPGILDMWGGGGGLVEYRAALLASHGYVSMALEYMSPKALRTADPDWGYFQAAFTILKEHPQVCSDRVAMFGLSFGTSVVLSMAVYSSVIQPRCLVCVSGSHMQPLRGSLADVFKDTDKDSHKIRYDEEHRVIWRDRLLPIPSDPSKKVAVGQLQCPLLLIVGEDDQSRPVAESAEDMKKMMEEAGNSHLLTILSYPGAGHLIEPPYTPHIAFSNFMVTASGGKVVALWGGEVSAHSRAQEDSWHRILAFLEQHLYGPDLKTPGAL